From a single Streptomyces sp. 1331.2 genomic region:
- a CDS encoding aKG-HExxH-type peptide beta-hydroxylase produces MADSGEAVADGLPRHGMDRATFRAIAAARGGPEAVRLLRAGQLSKRALLLLALRRAAPGHEGYREAYARVRTLQRDDRARWEEVLLRPELDAWAADSLRAVAGGEDVRLGGLSEFIPEGAGVRVRAGRVVELECDGLRWAPSIDHAGPRRVDYGRPPAGPLGDAELAAWEQRLAEAWRVLVRRHRHHAEAVAACVATIVPLHPAPGGEAVSAAARRAYGAVAASLPADPVLLALALVHEFLHVQLGALLDLVPLHRPNGPAVYHAPWRPDLRPAGALLQGAYAHLGVADFWGGEVAAGSGERARAEREFVHWRTNTLTAGRTLLECGELTPYGLEFTEELVAAVRGLRVPAGRA; encoded by the coding sequence GTGGCGGATTCGGGCGAGGCCGTGGCGGACGGGCTGCCCCGGCACGGTATGGACCGGGCGACGTTCCGGGCGATCGCGGCGGCGCGCGGCGGGCCGGAGGCCGTTCGGCTGCTGCGCGCAGGGCAGTTGAGCAAACGCGCCCTGCTGCTGCTCGCGTTGCGCAGGGCGGCACCCGGGCACGAGGGCTACCGAGAGGCGTACGCGCGGGTGCGGACGCTGCAGCGGGACGACCGGGCGCGATGGGAGGAGGTACTGCTGCGGCCGGAGCTGGACGCCTGGGCGGCGGACTCTCTGCGCGCCGTCGCCGGAGGTGAGGACGTTCGGCTGGGCGGGCTGAGCGAGTTCATCCCCGAAGGGGCAGGGGTGCGCGTTCGGGCGGGCCGGGTGGTGGAGCTGGAGTGCGACGGGCTGCGCTGGGCGCCGTCGATCGACCATGCCGGGCCACGCCGGGTGGACTACGGCCGCCCTCCGGCCGGGCCGCTCGGCGACGCCGAACTCGCCGCCTGGGAGCAGCGCTTGGCGGAGGCCTGGCGGGTTCTGGTGCGCCGCCATCGCCACCATGCGGAGGCGGTCGCGGCCTGCGTCGCCACGATCGTCCCGTTGCACCCCGCCCCCGGCGGGGAGGCGGTCAGTGCCGCCGCGCGGCGGGCCTACGGTGCGGTGGCGGCCTCGCTGCCGGCCGATCCGGTGCTGTTGGCGCTGGCGTTGGTGCACGAGTTCCTGCACGTCCAGCTCGGCGCCCTGCTCGACCTGGTGCCCCTGCACCGCCCCAACGGGCCAGCCGTCTACCACGCGCCCTGGCGGCCCGATCTGCGTCCGGCCGGTGCGCTGCTGCAGGGGGCGTACGCCCACCTGGGCGTCGCGGACTTCTGGGGTGGGGAGGTGGCCGCCGGTTCTGGTGAACGGGCGCGGGCGGAGCGGGAATTCGTGCACTGGCGGACGAACACCCTGACGGCGGGCCGGACTTTGCTGGAGTGCGGTGAACTGACGCCGTACGGGCTGGAGTTCACCGAGGAGTTGGTGGCCGCCGTGCGGGGGTTGCGGGTGCCGGCCGGGCGGGCCTGA
- a CDS encoding FxsB family cyclophane-forming radical SAM/SPASM peptide maturase — protein MTTSIPVPLTQFVVKMHSRCDLACDHCYVYEHADSSWSSRPKVISDGILAKAAERIGEHAAAHRLPAVRVVLHGGEPLLAGPDRLRRAAEALRSALPPGCALDLRIHTNGVLLSRAFCTLFAELDVKVGISLDGDKAANDRHRRYADGRSSHPQVLRAVALLDEPEFRHLFAGLLCTMDVENDPVAVYRALAELRPPAVDFLLPHATWDEPPKRPAALGTTPYADWLLTVHGLWEADGRPFAVRTFESVHRTLRGFSSLTESLGLEPSDLAVLETDGTFEQADSLKTAYDGAPATGMNVFAHSLDDLARHPGIAARQSGLAGLCEACRACSVVRSCGGGLYAHRYRSDDGGGSFDHPSVYCGDLMTFIKDVAGSGSSSAAAAAVPSPAGEPVPTDGAEPLLPGALTPAQLDELARGYGSADTVAALGRSQLALTRAMLAAAWDASGQGRAEAWALLSALDLAAPAAVDAVLAHPYARAWAARRLAGDLSVGLGPLAALAAAAAVRAGRGDAVAVPVRGRRLYLPTLGSLAVPDGEAVVTGRPDGFEVRAADGSVRTALDEPLRRVRPAGGWTVALEDVDPLRGCHDHPVADRLGDGELLDWTGALREAWELLGRDLPGYAEGIRAGLTTITPLRPGPAGRDVSSAARQAYGAVGIARPATAPTLALLLAHEFQHVKLGAVLDLTDLYDRTDSALYFAPWRPDPRPLEGLLQGTYAHLAVTEYWGTRTLTYDGLPGEAADRARAQFALWRRYTAEAVERLAESGALTGTGLRFTDGMRTTVAPWLAQPLPAAAEQAADRARRERARA, from the coding sequence ATGACGACGTCGATCCCGGTGCCGTTGACGCAGTTCGTGGTCAAGATGCACAGCAGGTGCGACCTGGCCTGCGACCACTGCTACGTCTACGAGCACGCGGACAGCAGCTGGAGCTCCCGGCCGAAGGTGATCTCGGACGGGATCCTGGCCAAGGCCGCCGAACGCATCGGCGAGCACGCGGCCGCCCACCGGCTGCCCGCCGTCCGGGTCGTCCTGCACGGGGGAGAACCCCTGCTCGCCGGCCCGGACCGCTTGCGCCGCGCCGCCGAAGCGCTCCGCTCGGCGCTCCCGCCCGGCTGCGCGCTCGACCTGCGCATCCACACCAACGGGGTGCTGCTCAGTCGCGCCTTCTGCACGCTGTTCGCGGAGCTGGACGTCAAGGTCGGCATCTCGCTGGACGGCGACAAGGCCGCCAACGACCGCCACCGGCGCTACGCCGACGGACGCAGCAGCCACCCCCAGGTGCTGCGGGCGGTCGCCCTGCTCGACGAGCCCGAGTTCCGGCACCTCTTCGCCGGGCTGCTCTGCACGATGGACGTCGAGAACGACCCGGTCGCCGTGTACCGGGCACTGGCCGAACTCCGGCCCCCCGCAGTCGACTTCCTGCTCCCGCACGCCACCTGGGACGAGCCGCCCAAGCGCCCCGCCGCCCTCGGCACCACCCCGTACGCCGACTGGCTGCTGACCGTCCACGGGCTGTGGGAGGCGGACGGGCGCCCGTTCGCCGTACGGACCTTCGAATCCGTCCACCGGACCCTGCGCGGATTCTCCAGCCTCACCGAATCGCTCGGCCTGGAACCCTCCGACCTGGCGGTCCTGGAGACGGACGGCACCTTCGAGCAGGCCGACAGCCTGAAGACCGCGTACGACGGCGCTCCCGCCACCGGGATGAACGTCTTCGCGCACAGCCTCGACGACCTCGCCCGCCACCCCGGCATCGCCGCCCGCCAGTCCGGCCTGGCCGGACTGTGCGAGGCCTGCCGCGCCTGCTCCGTGGTCCGCTCCTGCGGTGGCGGGCTGTACGCCCACCGCTATCGGAGCGACGATGGAGGAGGCAGCTTCGACCATCCGTCCGTCTACTGCGGTGATCTCATGACCTTCATCAAGGATGTTGCGGGGAGCGGGAGTTCTTCCGCTGCTGCCGCCGCCGTGCCGTCTCCGGCGGGGGAGCCCGTCCCCACGGACGGTGCGGAACCGCTGCTGCCCGGCGCGCTCACCCCGGCGCAGCTCGACGAACTCGCCCGGGGATACGGGAGCGCCGACACCGTCGCCGCCCTCGGACGCTCCCAACTCGCCCTCACCCGCGCCATGTTGGCCGCCGCCTGGGACGCCTCCGGGCAGGGCCGGGCCGAGGCGTGGGCGCTGCTGTCGGCGCTCGACCTCGCCGCCCCCGCCGCCGTCGACGCCGTCCTCGCCCACCCGTACGCCCGTGCCTGGGCGGCCCGCCGGCTCGCCGGCGACCTCTCCGTCGGCCTCGGGCCGCTGGCCGCGCTGGCCGCCGCCGCGGCGGTCCGGGCCGGCCGGGGCGATGCGGTGGCCGTACCCGTACGGGGCCGCCGGCTGTACCTGCCGACGCTCGGGAGCCTCGCCGTACCCGACGGGGAAGCGGTGGTCACCGGACGGCCGGACGGCTTCGAGGTGCGGGCCGCCGACGGCTCGGTCCGCACGGCGCTGGACGAGCCGCTGCGGCGGGTCCGGCCGGCCGGCGGCTGGACGGTCGCCCTGGAGGACGTCGACCCGCTGCGCGGCTGCCACGACCACCCCGTCGCGGACCGGCTCGGCGACGGCGAACTGCTCGACTGGACGGGCGCGTTGCGCGAAGCCTGGGAACTCCTCGGCCGGGACCTGCCCGGCTACGCGGAGGGCATCCGGGCCGGCCTGACCACGATCACCCCGCTGCGGCCCGGCCCGGCCGGCCGGGACGTCAGCTCGGCCGCCCGTCAGGCGTACGGCGCCGTCGGCATCGCCCGCCCCGCCACCGCGCCGACCCTCGCCCTGCTGCTCGCGCACGAGTTCCAGCACGTCAAACTCGGCGCCGTGCTCGACCTGACCGACCTGTACGACCGCACCGATTCCGCCCTGTACTTCGCGCCCTGGCGGCCCGACCCCCGGCCGCTCGAAGGGCTCCTCCAAGGCACGTACGCCCACCTGGCCGTCACCGAGTACTGGGGCACCCGCACCCTGACGTACGACGGACTGCCGGGCGAAGCCGCCGACCGGGCGCGCGCACAGTTCGCGCTCTGGCGGCGGTACACCGCCGAAGCCGTCGAACGGCTGGCCGAATCCGGGGCCCTGACCGGCACCGGGCTGCGCTTCACCGACGGCATGCGCACCACCGTGGCACCCTGGCTCGCCCAACCGCTGCCCGCCGCCGCCGAACAGGCAGCCGACCGGGCACGGCGGGAACGGGCCAGGGCCTGA
- a CDS encoding FxsB family cyclophane-forming radical SAM/SPASM peptide maturase — MVAFRQFLLKIHSRCNLACDYCYVYEGADRSWRGRPRRMELATVRRTARRIAAHAAEHGLDEVSVVLHGGEPLLVGAAHLEALLGELAGVSEAGGPRVRFGLQTNGLRLLEESALLDVLHRYRVAVGVSLDGTRADHDRHRRLPSGAGSWARTAEAVRLLGSQRHRELFAGLLCVVDLAADPVGTYEALLEFAPPRIDLLLPHATWQAQPAGVHRVLPGAPPVGSGPGSASGGEPAPYGEWLIAAFDRWFDAPRRETGVRLFEELAVLLLGGRAASEAVGLAPVDLVVVEADGTIEQADSLKVAYDGAPGTGLDVWRHDFAAAAAHPAFRARQRGLAGLGPVCAACPLAPVCGGGLYAHRWAGDGFGYPSVYCADLDRLIRHIAERLRAGVAGLGVGAAGGVPVEAAGLAGLVGVGRVR; from the coding sequence ATGGTGGCGTTCCGGCAGTTCCTGCTGAAGATCCACAGTCGGTGCAATCTGGCTTGCGACTACTGCTACGTGTACGAGGGTGCGGACCGGAGTTGGCGTGGGCGGCCGCGGCGGATGGAGCTCGCGACCGTCCGCCGTACGGCTCGGCGGATCGCTGCGCACGCGGCCGAGCACGGGCTGGACGAGGTGTCGGTGGTGTTGCACGGAGGGGAGCCGTTGCTGGTCGGGGCGGCTCATCTGGAGGCGCTGCTCGGCGAGTTGGCCGGAGTGTCGGAGGCGGGCGGGCCGCGGGTGCGGTTCGGGCTGCAGACCAACGGGCTGCGGCTGCTGGAGGAGTCGGCGCTGCTCGACGTGCTGCACCGGTACCGGGTCGCGGTCGGGGTCTCGCTGGACGGCACCCGGGCCGACCACGACCGGCACCGCAGGTTGCCCTCCGGTGCGGGGAGTTGGGCGCGCACGGCGGAGGCGGTGCGGCTGCTCGGCTCGCAGCGGCACCGGGAGCTGTTTGCCGGCCTGCTGTGCGTGGTCGACCTCGCGGCCGACCCGGTGGGGACGTACGAGGCGCTGCTGGAGTTCGCGCCGCCCCGGATCGACCTGCTGCTGCCGCACGCCACCTGGCAGGCCCAGCCGGCGGGCGTGCACCGGGTGCTCCCCGGGGCGCCGCCGGTCGGCTCCGGGCCCGGTTCGGCTTCGGGTGGAGAGCCCGCGCCATACGGGGAGTGGCTGATCGCCGCCTTCGACCGCTGGTTCGACGCGCCGCGGCGGGAGACCGGGGTGCGGCTGTTCGAGGAGCTGGCCGTGCTGCTGCTCGGCGGACGAGCGGCCAGCGAGGCGGTGGGGCTGGCGCCGGTCGACCTGGTGGTGGTCGAGGCGGACGGCACCATCGAGCAGGCGGACAGCCTCAAGGTGGCGTACGACGGCGCCCCCGGGACGGGCCTGGACGTGTGGCGGCACGACTTCGCGGCCGCCGCCGCGCACCCGGCCTTCCGGGCCCGCCAGCGCGGCCTCGCCGGGCTGGGGCCGGTCTGTGCCGCCTGCCCGCTGGCCCCGGTCTGCGGGGGCGGCCTCTACGCGCACCGGTGGGCGGGGGACGGGTTCGGGTACCCGTCGGTGTACTGCGCGGACCTGGACCGGCTGATCCGGCACATCGCGGAGCGGCTGCGGGCGGGGGTGGCCGGGCTGGGGGTCGGTGCGGCGGGCGGGGTGCCGGTCGAGGCGGCGGGGCTTGCGGGTCTGGTCGGGGTCGGGCGTGTGAGGTGA